CTTTGAAGGAGCAGCCGCCCACTATAATATCACCCCCGACCTACTCACCTTCGGTAAAATCATCGGCGGCGGTATGCCTGTGGGAGCTTTCGGTGGCAGAGCCGATATTATGAAACTCATCGCTCCCGAAGGTGCAGTATATCAGGCAGGCACTTTGTCGGGCAATCCGGTGGCAATGGCGGCGGGTTGGGCACAATTGCAAGCCTGCTTACAAGAAGGATTTTACGAAGAATTGCACAAAAAAACGGCATTTTTCTGCGATATAATCAACACACATTGCCGTCAAAAAGGCTATCCGGCTCATTTATTTCATATAGATTCTATTTTTTGGATTGCCTTCACTTCCGCCGACCATATTGCTGATGCCCACTCCATTGATGCTGATAAAATGGTGTATTTCAAGCGTTTGTATCCTTTGTTATTGGAGCGTGGTATTTATTTAGGTCCTTCGGGCTACGAGGTCGGTTTTGTTTCGCAGGCACACAGCTACGATGTATTACAAACGGCGGCACAAGTGCTGTGCGACTGTTTGGATATTGTATTTTCTTCGTAAAAAAATAATTTATTAATTGCAGAAAAAATGATAAATGAAGCATTGCTGTCGCACATTTGGCAATATCGTTTGTATGATATTGCCGAAAAAAACTTGTGCAGCAGTGAGGGTGAAAGTATTACAATATTACAAACCGGAACCAAACACAACCACGCAGGTCCTGATTTTTTCAATGCACATATCAAAATCGGAGATACACTCTGGGCAGGCAACGTGGAAATTCATACCAAAGCCTCTCACTGGCTGCAACACCGACATCAAAACGACTGCGCCTACGATTCGGTGATTTTGCACGTGGTGTACGAAAACGATGCGCCGCCCCTGCACCGAACCGATGGCACTTGCATACCCACCTTAGAACTCAAATCGTATTTGCCTCTTTCGGTGGTAGAGCGGTATCGTCTTTTGCAACACGCCCCCACACAACCTGTTCCTTGTGCAGCTATTTTTCCGAAAAACGATATTTTGCGCCTTTCTTTTTGGCTCGACCGTTTGCTGGCGGAGCGTTTAGAGCAAAAAACCGCCCTTTTTCAGTCGTATTTGAGCTATTTGGATAATGATTGGGAAAGTGCTTTTTATTGGGCATTGGCAAGAGCTTTCGGTGCGCCACTCAACAGCGATGTTTTTGAACAAGTGGCTCGTTCTTTGCCTTTGCTGGTGCTGCGCAAAGAGGCACATCAACCTCACAGTGCTGAAGCCTTATTGCTGGGGCAAAGCGGTTTTTTAGAAACGGTACCACCCGACGACACCTATGCGTTGCACCTGCGCGAGCATTATCTTTTTTTACAACACAAACATCAATTACAGCCAATTGCGGTATCGCAATGGAAATTTCTGCGTTTGCGCCC
The window above is part of the Sphingobacteriales bacterium genome. Proteins encoded here:
- a CDS encoding DUF2851 family protein, yielding MINEALLSHIWQYRLYDIAEKNLCSSEGESITILQTGTKHNHAGPDFFNAHIKIGDTLWAGNVEIHTKASHWLQHRHQNDCAYDSVILHVVYENDAPPLHRTDGTCIPTLELKSYLPLSVVERYRLLQHAPTQPVPCAAIFPKNDILRLSFWLDRLLAERLEQKTALFQSYLSYLDNDWESAFYWALARAFGAPLNSDVFEQVARSLPLLVLRKEAHQPHSAEALLLGQSGFLETVPPDDTYALHLREHYLFLQHKHQLQPIAVSQWKFLRLRPAHFPTLRLAQLAAILQKNEGLFSKIIAAPDLKSLKSLLKSKPSVYWDTHYMIRKSIKASTHQIGEQFLNTLLINTVVPAIFVYGRIQAQDHLEDKALNYLTALPAEKNSIISDWAALGWKAADAHQSQALLQLRKHYCDTKRCLECIIGAQLLKG